In the genome of Oceaniferula marina, one region contains:
- a CDS encoding DEAD/DEAH box helicase, with translation MSFKTFNLSQALQKALTTQGYTSPTPIQEQAIPAILAGRDVIGGAQTGTGKTAAFALPVLQLLADRNRRTPQPKALVLAPTRELAAQVHDSFKTYGKHLPLRSACIFGGVGINPQTNILRRGVDILVACPGRLLDHANQGTVDLSKVEVLVLDEADRMLDMGFIHDIRRVLKLLPENRQNLLFSATYSPEIKQLSKSVLRNPQMIELASENTAAHTVTQVVYKTAKDQKRHLLAHLIKEGQWEQVLVFTRTKHGANRLAGQLDKVGIRGAAIHGNKSQGARTRALSDFKNRKVQVLVATDIAARGLDIDQLPHVVNFELPKVAEDYIHRIGRTGRAGASGEAVSLVCVDEKKEFMAIERLLKTNIAQQKVQGFTSEWESQTLSPTPTRGRGANRGRQGNRQASSNQNGRSGKGGSSVSKGSNSKGNKSDSSSSGKRAESSHGQGAKRNSNGARRWSRRRRYSKPTS, from the coding sequence ATGAGTTTTAAAACATTTAATTTGTCGCAGGCTTTGCAAAAGGCACTTACGACCCAAGGATACACAAGTCCTACGCCCATTCAGGAACAAGCGATTCCCGCCATTTTGGCTGGTCGTGATGTGATAGGAGGGGCGCAGACCGGAACCGGTAAAACCGCAGCCTTTGCTCTGCCAGTGCTGCAGTTGTTGGCAGATAGGAATCGACGAACGCCGCAACCGAAAGCGTTGGTGTTGGCTCCGACACGTGAGCTGGCGGCCCAAGTGCACGATAGTTTCAAGACCTATGGTAAACATTTACCCTTACGCTCGGCCTGTATTTTCGGTGGGGTAGGCATCAACCCTCAAACCAATATTTTGCGCCGTGGGGTGGATATTTTGGTGGCGTGCCCCGGACGGTTGCTTGACCACGCCAATCAGGGTACGGTTGATTTATCAAAGGTGGAGGTTTTGGTTTTGGATGAAGCGGACCGTATGTTGGATATGGGTTTTATTCATGACATCCGTAGGGTGTTGAAGCTATTACCGGAAAACCGGCAGAACTTGCTTTTTTCAGCCACCTATTCTCCAGAAATCAAACAGCTATCGAAAAGTGTGTTGCGTAACCCGCAGATGATCGAGCTCGCTTCCGAAAATACGGCAGCCCACACGGTTACCCAGGTGGTTTATAAAACCGCAAAGGATCAAAAGCGGCACCTGTTGGCGCATTTGATCAAAGAGGGGCAATGGGAGCAGGTCCTTGTCTTCACCCGGACAAAGCACGGAGCCAATCGCTTGGCAGGGCAGTTGGACAAAGTGGGGATCCGTGGTGCCGCTATTCATGGCAATAAAAGCCAGGGAGCCCGGACACGGGCCTTGTCAGATTTTAAAAACAGAAAAGTCCAGGTGCTGGTTGCAACCGACATCGCGGCCAGAGGGCTCGATATCGACCAGTTACCGCACGTGGTCAATTTTGAGCTGCCGAAAGTGGCCGAGGATTACATTCATCGTATTGGCCGGACTGGTCGGGCAGGGGCAAGTGGAGAAGCGGTATCGCTCGTCTGTGTGGATGAGAAGAAAGAGTTTATGGCCATTGAGCGTCTGCTGAAAACCAACATCGCACAGCAAAAAGTTCAGGGGTTCACCTCGGAATGGGAGAGTCAAACGCTCAGCCCGACCCCGACCCGCGGACGCGGTGCCAACCGCGGCCGGCAAGGTAACCGTCAAGCAAGCAGCAATCAGAATGGTCGCAGCGGTAAGGGTGGGAGCAGTGTTAGTAAGGGCAGCAACAGCAAGGGTAACAAAAGCGATAGCAGCAGCTCTG
- a CDS encoding PEP-CTERM sorting domain-containing protein, which produces MKYFLLPAISLAVMLTTSLNARAALVLNIDLTTEELFLTGSDTGSARSNILGSYTDWNRSNVNDPQPEGSGDSVNLINGLDVGSTFTSFLFQTGADRNPDTGTLQGTVSISAIATSGAETTLTGNGIRISYAGMNSTFKNSIQSLASDSDDDFTLSEGSGFSPISISVISVPEPSSCLFLAGGILAIIGRRRRQH; this is translated from the coding sequence ATGAAATATTTTCTACTGCCCGCGATTTCTCTCGCAGTGATGTTGACAACTTCCCTCAATGCTCGAGCGGCACTCGTGCTCAATATTGATCTCACTACCGAAGAGCTCTTTTTGACAGGCTCTGACACAGGCTCTGCACGTTCGAATATTTTAGGCTCTTATACAGATTGGAATCGATCGAACGTCAATGATCCACAGCCAGAAGGTAGCGGAGACTCTGTTAACCTAATCAATGGCCTTGATGTTGGCAGCACGTTCACTTCTTTTCTTTTTCAAACTGGAGCGGATCGAAATCCGGATACAGGAACGTTACAAGGCACCGTATCTATATCAGCTATTGCTACCTCAGGAGCTGAAACTACCCTCACCGGCAATGGCATCCGCATCAGCTATGCTGGGATGAACAGTACGTTTAAAAATAGTATTCAGAGCTTGGCCTCAGATTCCGATGATGATTTCACCTTAAGTGAGGGGAGTGGCTTCTCTCCGATTTCAATTTCCGTTATATCTGTGCCCGAACCATCAAGTTGCCTCTTCCTAGCGGGCGGCATACTGGCAATCATCGGCAGGCGGCGCCGTCAGCACTGA
- a CDS encoding glycine zipper domain-containing protein, giving the protein MKTSHITKLVFTGASVAALSLTNCATKTQTGAAVGAGTGALLGQAIGGNTGATVVGAAAGGLLGGAIGHNEEKKDQQGR; this is encoded by the coding sequence ATGAAAACCTCACACATCACCAAACTCGTCTTTACAGGAGCTTCTGTCGCTGCTCTTTCCTTAACAAACTGTGCCACAAAAACTCAGACTGGAGCCGCTGTGGGCGCCGGAACCGGGGCCTTACTCGGTCAGGCCATTGGCGGGAATACCGGGGCAACCGTAGTTGGTGCCGCCGCAGGAGGCTTACTTGGAGGAGCCATTGGCCACAATGAAGAGAAAAAGGACCAACAGGGGCGTTAA
- a CDS encoding sialate O-acetylesterase: protein MKRNLTYFALAMFALACIAGTSDAEGKEADMSKPVQVYILMGQSNMLGFGKVAGAKDGTLESAIKAGKYAYLVDDSGAWVTRKDARNVRVMNFKDYKNDWLTVAKTGKIGPEIGFGHQVAEATEAPVLILKSCIGNRSLGWDLLPPGSERYEIDGTTYAGYKDSPDKWPTGTVAKKINWYAGKQYDTDVASAKKVLENLDKYYPGAKQYEIVGFVFWQGDKDRYNPAHASRYEENLVRFIKSLRKDFNAPDAKFVCATLGQTQKGSKGNEGAILTAQLAVDGKSGKYEAFQGNVATVYSHPLSKGGASNGHYSGNAETYMNVGEELGKAMVELLKQTRAE from the coding sequence ATGAAAAGAAACCTAACATATTTTGCGTTGGCCATGTTTGCCCTCGCTTGTATCGCAGGCACCAGCGATGCAGAGGGTAAAGAAGCGGATATGAGCAAGCCGGTACAGGTCTATATCCTGATGGGTCAGTCGAATATGCTCGGCTTCGGCAAGGTGGCCGGCGCTAAAGACGGAACGTTGGAATCCGCCATCAAGGCCGGGAAGTATGCTTACCTCGTCGACGACAGTGGGGCATGGGTCACGCGCAAGGACGCCCGCAATGTCCGGGTGATGAATTTCAAAGATTATAAAAACGATTGGCTGACAGTGGCCAAAACCGGGAAAATCGGACCCGAGATTGGTTTTGGTCATCAGGTGGCGGAAGCGACGGAGGCCCCGGTCTTGATCCTGAAATCTTGTATAGGCAATCGAAGCCTTGGTTGGGACCTGTTGCCTCCTGGCAGTGAGCGCTATGAAATCGATGGAACCACGTATGCCGGATACAAGGACAGCCCGGATAAGTGGCCGACCGGAACCGTAGCGAAAAAAATCAATTGGTATGCTGGGAAACAATACGACACGGATGTCGCCAGTGCGAAGAAGGTGTTGGAGAATCTGGACAAGTATTACCCGGGGGCGAAGCAATATGAGATTGTTGGTTTTGTCTTTTGGCAGGGTGACAAGGATCGTTATAACCCGGCCCATGCGAGCCGCTATGAAGAAAATCTGGTTCGTTTCATCAAGTCGCTTCGTAAGGACTTCAATGCGCCCGATGCAAAATTTGTCTGTGCCACCCTCGGTCAGACCCAAAAGGGTTCCAAGGGTAATGAGGGGGCCATTCTTACCGCCCAGTTGGCGGTTGATGGCAAATCGGGAAAATACGAGGCGTTCCAAGGAAATGTTGCGACCGTTTATTCGCACCCTTTATCCAAAGGTGGAGCTTCCAATGGTCACTACAGTGGCAATGCCGAGACCTATATGAATGTTGGCGAAGAGTTGGGCAAGGCGATGGTAGAGTTGCTAAAGCAGACACGCGCTGAGTGA
- a CDS encoding sialidase family protein has product MIPLRLLSMLPALTLSCLAQSAELPFIDLSGEKNRQVLVDQEKGQYLGHVTTCLLDDQKTILAVYPKGHGRGPVVYKRSSDGGKTWSERLPTPGNWASSKEVPTLHRMNGPDGKKRIIMFSGLYPVRRAVSEDEGKTWGPLEKVGDWGGIVVMGCHTELRSEAKPVPGHYMCLFHDDGRFIRQGAKAKGPRVMTLYQTTTVDGGLTWSDPKTIFASSDIHLCEPGIIRSPDGKQLAVLLRENARRKYSHVIFSNDEGQSWTTPRELPKTLSGDRHTAKYASDGRLLIVFRGYTSHKGSFDQKHPSAKWPTEGDCAAWVGTYDDIVNNRPGQYVVRLFDNQKGYDTTYPGVEILPDDTFVVTTYGHWDKGEAPYIMSTRLKLSELDAKASSAPKVKVP; this is encoded by the coding sequence ATGATCCCATTGCGTCTTCTCTCCATGCTTCCCGCGCTGACCCTTTCCTGCCTCGCGCAAAGTGCCGAGCTTCCATTCATCGATCTCTCCGGTGAAAAAAACCGCCAGGTCCTAGTCGATCAAGAAAAAGGCCAGTACCTCGGTCACGTCACAACCTGCCTGCTCGATGATCAAAAGACCATCCTCGCCGTTTACCCCAAAGGCCATGGCCGTGGACCCGTCGTTTACAAACGAAGCAGCGACGGCGGCAAAACCTGGAGCGAACGCCTGCCCACCCCGGGCAACTGGGCCAGCTCAAAAGAAGTGCCCACCCTCCACCGGATGAACGGACCGGATGGAAAAAAACGGATCATCATGTTCTCCGGTCTCTATCCAGTCCGTCGGGCCGTGAGTGAAGACGAAGGTAAAACATGGGGACCACTGGAAAAAGTCGGTGACTGGGGCGGCATCGTGGTCATGGGCTGCCATACCGAGCTTCGCTCCGAGGCTAAGCCTGTCCCCGGCCATTACATGTGCCTGTTTCACGACGACGGACGATTCATCCGTCAGGGAGCCAAGGCCAAGGGGCCCCGCGTGATGACCCTCTATCAAACAACCACCGTGGATGGAGGTCTGACATGGAGTGATCCGAAAACCATCTTTGCCTCCAGTGACATCCACCTCTGCGAGCCCGGGATCATCCGCTCCCCCGATGGCAAACAACTCGCGGTCCTGCTGCGTGAAAATGCCCGACGCAAGTACTCCCATGTCATTTTCTCCAACGACGAAGGGCAAAGCTGGACCACTCCCCGGGAGCTACCAAAAACCCTGTCGGGTGACCGCCACACCGCCAAGTATGCCTCCGACGGCCGCCTGCTGATCGTGTTCCGCGGCTACACCTCACATAAAGGAAGTTTTGATCAAAAACACCCATCCGCAAAGTGGCCCACCGAAGGAGATTGTGCGGCATGGGTCGGAACCTACGACGACATCGTCAACAATCGCCCGGGCCAATACGTCGTCCGCCTGTTCGATAATCAAAAAGGCTACGACACCACCTATCCCGGCGTGGAAATCCTACCGGACGACACCTTTGTTGTGACCACCTACGGCCACTGGGACAAGGGTGAAGCACCCTACATCATGAGCACCCGACTCAAGCTCAGTGAACTCGACGCCAAAGCCTCGTCCGCACCGAAGGTCAAGGTCCCCTGA
- a CDS encoding metallophosphoesterase family protein, with protein MSAMRTLAIGDIHGCLVPLEVLWRKVSPQPEDRIIFMGDYIDRGPDSKGVIDFLIHLQQRGYDLAFLSGNHEEKFFLSEMDLTDRAHWLDAWGGGETLESYGPGGFDDVPESHWEFLRKNRPYVETDTHIFVHANLEADLPLDQQLPFTLIHKKFGHPRPHMSGKVMVCGHTAQKSHVPLDLGHAICIDTDPGRGGWLTCLHVESGCYWQANVEKSVRTGMLGSSSPGPGVS; from the coding sequence ATGTCCGCTATGAGAACACTCGCCATTGGAGATATACACGGATGCCTGGTGCCACTGGAAGTGCTGTGGCGGAAAGTTTCCCCCCAGCCTGAAGATAGGATTATTTTTATGGGAGACTACATTGATCGTGGCCCTGACTCAAAAGGCGTCATTGATTTTTTAATCCACCTGCAGCAGCGGGGGTATGATTTGGCTTTTCTATCAGGGAATCATGAGGAGAAATTTTTTCTTTCTGAAATGGATTTGACGGATCGTGCCCATTGGTTGGATGCCTGGGGCGGGGGCGAGACATTGGAGTCGTATGGCCCGGGTGGCTTTGATGATGTGCCGGAATCCCACTGGGAGTTTTTACGTAAGAACCGACCCTATGTTGAGACCGACACGCATATTTTTGTCCATGCCAACTTGGAGGCGGATCTTCCTCTCGATCAGCAGTTACCCTTTACCTTGATCCATAAAAAATTCGGGCATCCTCGGCCACATATGTCAGGTAAGGTGATGGTGTGTGGTCATACGGCGCAAAAATCCCATGTGCCGCTCGACCTCGGGCATGCCATCTGTATTGATACCGACCCCGGACGGGGTGGGTGGCTGACCTGCCTGCATGTGGAAAGTGGATGTTATTGGCAGGCCAATGTGGAGAAGTCCGTGCGGACAGGAATGCTGGGGTCGTCGTCACCGGGCCCCGGAGTCTCTTGA
- a CDS encoding rhomboid family intramembrane serine protease, with amino-acid sequence MNPPDPHGFFKPLSVMETHRHVGMKPVLKKLNGQDLHSPASKSLIHAMSTDLRSVFREQNIMLGLILVISMIFAAQMMYGPDIYWSYMMVPQKMVVAWNAALIGDLDLTAFLPMLTCAFLHGGFDHLLFNMLLLWVFGALAVELVGNKWMLITFVLTAFCGSVFHVVMNPDSTIPTLGASGAVMGFEGLYLGMAVRWHLPDPEIWPIARPIPPAQLAALGIIGLIMDYMGFLGGNLGVAYSAHLGGFVGGILLGSTIVPMPRVARPR; translated from the coding sequence ATGAATCCCCCCGATCCACACGGATTTTTCAAGCCCTTGAGTGTCATGGAAACACACCGGCATGTTGGCATGAAACCCGTTCTCAAAAAACTCAACGGACAAGACTTGCACAGCCCCGCGTCTAAGTCTTTGATTCACGCCATGTCAACCGACCTTCGAAGCGTATTCAGAGAGCAGAATATCATGCTCGGGCTGATCCTAGTCATCAGCATGATCTTCGCCGCGCAAATGATGTACGGTCCAGACATCTATTGGAGCTACATGATGGTCCCTCAAAAAATGGTAGTGGCATGGAATGCCGCCCTCATCGGAGACCTTGACCTCACCGCCTTTCTGCCGATGCTCACTTGTGCCTTTCTCCATGGTGGATTCGACCACTTACTATTCAACATGCTCCTGCTGTGGGTCTTCGGAGCACTGGCCGTTGAACTGGTGGGAAACAAATGGATGTTGATCACCTTCGTGCTCACCGCCTTCTGCGGCAGCGTCTTCCATGTCGTCATGAATCCCGATAGCACAATCCCCACACTCGGGGCATCAGGCGCGGTGATGGGCTTTGAGGGACTCTATCTGGGTATGGCCGTACGTTGGCACCTTCCCGACCCCGAAATCTGGCCGATCGCCCGACCGATCCCACCCGCCCAGCTGGCAGCACTTGGGATCATCGGTTTAATCATGGACTACATGGGCTTCCTGGGAGGAAATCTGGGCGTGGCATACAGCGCCCACCTCGGCGGTTTTGTGGGTGGCATCCTGCTCGGATCTACCATCGTCCCGATGCCCCGCGTCGCTCGACCGCGATAA
- a CDS encoding DUF4914 family protein, with the protein MDHTAKPFDPTALPYTLPEEALDILSNARSVTLGENVEQLNKLAVANPDESGWHEVAYDVPGKGKVVEAKACRVKNGIAANYIDPYMRRRDPDCMVIGDEKPTDKPTFQQRFGTSFDSMRAETLEWMKTQDLMMFPFLAGVEDKGTGAIVIAPANAGFFALGLALLQGILANDEIPEGFSPKAVIYVAPPFRHTHLDGKQVVVHNRLDNKHELFAYNLYPGPSAKKGIYGVLLNIGEQEKWVTMHCATAKVVTPYEQSIVISHEGASGGGKSEMLEPVHRQTDNTLKMGENIVSGETRSLSLPSSCNIIPVTDDMALCYPPAEGGSGKLTVADAEDAWFVRVNHINKYGVDPHLERLTVTPEKPLLFLNIDAQPGSTALIWEHIEDEPGKPCPNPRVIVPRDTVPNIHTGKTNVDIRSFGVRCPPCTKEDPTYGILGIFHLLPPSLAWLWRLVAPRGHANPSIVDTGGMASEGVGSYWPFATGRRVDQANLLLEQIINSPAVRYVLIPNQHIGSWEMGFIPQWITRELLARRGGAHFKRSQLEDSRCPLLGWNPKSIMIEGRPVGSWFFSVEKQPEVGIEAYEKGAEILKQFFHREISQFLQDDLHPLGREIIECCLNGGSVDDYAKLIDHQSLLAED; encoded by the coding sequence ATGGACCATACAGCTAAACCATTTGATCCGACCGCGCTTCCTTACACTTTGCCTGAGGAAGCATTAGACATCCTCTCCAACGCCCGCTCAGTCACCCTGGGTGAGAATGTGGAGCAGCTCAACAAGCTCGCAGTAGCCAACCCGGATGAAAGCGGGTGGCACGAAGTAGCCTACGATGTTCCCGGCAAAGGAAAAGTGGTGGAAGCCAAAGCCTGCCGTGTTAAAAATGGTATTGCGGCCAACTACATCGACCCCTACATGCGGCGTCGCGACCCTGACTGCATGGTCATCGGCGATGAAAAGCCGACGGACAAACCCACGTTCCAGCAACGATTTGGCACCAGCTTCGACAGCATGCGTGCAGAAACGCTGGAGTGGATGAAAACCCAGGATCTCATGATGTTCCCCTTCCTCGCCGGTGTGGAAGACAAGGGAACCGGAGCCATTGTCATTGCTCCGGCCAACGCGGGCTTCTTCGCTCTCGGCCTGGCCCTGCTTCAGGGGATTTTAGCCAATGACGAAATTCCCGAAGGTTTCAGCCCCAAGGCCGTCATCTATGTCGCTCCTCCGTTCAGACATACCCATCTCGACGGCAAGCAGGTCGTCGTGCACAACCGCCTGGACAACAAGCATGAGCTCTTCGCTTACAACCTTTACCCCGGACCAAGTGCCAAAAAGGGCATTTACGGCGTGCTGCTCAATATCGGTGAGCAGGAAAAATGGGTGACCATGCACTGCGCCACCGCCAAAGTCGTCACCCCATACGAACAATCGATTGTCATCTCTCACGAGGGTGCCAGTGGAGGAGGAAAGAGCGAAATGCTCGAGCCTGTCCATCGTCAAACCGACAACACCCTGAAAATGGGAGAAAACATCGTCAGCGGCGAAACCCGATCCCTGTCCCTGCCGAGCAGCTGTAATATCATCCCTGTCACGGACGACATGGCCCTTTGCTACCCTCCGGCAGAAGGAGGCAGCGGAAAACTCACTGTCGCAGATGCTGAAGATGCCTGGTTCGTCCGCGTCAACCACATCAACAAATACGGAGTGGACCCTCACCTCGAACGACTCACCGTCACACCTGAAAAGCCCTTGTTGTTCCTCAACATTGACGCCCAACCAGGCAGCACGGCTCTGATTTGGGAGCACATCGAAGACGAGCCCGGCAAACCATGCCCGAACCCCCGGGTCATTGTTCCCCGCGACACCGTCCCGAACATCCATACCGGAAAAACCAATGTCGATATTCGCTCCTTCGGGGTCCGCTGCCCTCCCTGCACCAAGGAGGATCCGACTTATGGTATCCTCGGAATTTTCCACCTGCTCCCCCCCTCCCTGGCCTGGCTTTGGCGCTTGGTTGCCCCACGCGGCCATGCCAACCCAAGCATCGTCGATACCGGAGGCATGGCAAGTGAAGGCGTCGGCTCCTACTGGCCCTTCGCCACCGGCCGCCGGGTGGATCAAGCCAACCTGCTGCTGGAGCAAATCATCAACTCTCCAGCCGTGCGCTACGTCCTGATTCCGAACCAGCACATCGGATCATGGGAAATGGGCTTCATTCCCCAGTGGATTACCCGTGAACTTCTGGCCCGACGCGGTGGCGCCCATTTCAAGCGCTCCCAGCTTGAAGACTCACGCTGCCCGCTGCTCGGATGGAATCCAAAGTCCATCATGATCGAAGGACGTCCTGTGGGCAGCTGGTTTTTCTCCGTCGAAAAGCAACCTGAAGTGGGTATTGAAGCCTATGAAAAGGGTGCCGAGATTCTCAAGCAGTTCTTCCACCGCGAAATCAGTCAGTTCCTGCAAGATGACCTCCACCCGCTGGGCCGTGAGATCATCGAGTGCTGCCTCAACGGCGGTTCCGTGGACGACTACGCCAAGCTCATCGACCACCAGTCGCTCTTGGCTGAAGACTAA
- a CDS encoding sialate O-acetylesterase, translating to MKESFPSLPKHTRGLSVLSLLLALFCTLSDPAAAATPQPLKVFVLVGQSNMQGHAKIETFEHIAMDPKTAPWLEEIQNKDGSPKVCNDVWISYLSTKGVKQGALTAGFGADDQKIGPELSFGIAMQKQLKEPVLLIKVAWGGKSLHTDFRPPSAGDYTFPPERIEQLKKQGKDPDEIQAKQKEAAGKYYRLTVDHVKSALTDIKSVYPDYQTEQGYQLSGLVWFQGWNDMVASDVYPKRNQAGGYDDYSSVMAHFIRDIRKDLAAPKLPVIIGVMGVGGPTDQYGPDQQRYKNTHQHFRDAMAAPAKLPEFKSNVTAVLTEQYWDMELNALVARDGKLRHEIKKKKLKGKEAQAMHKELRQKAFTKREREILEKGVSNYPFHYLGSAKIMVGIGKGFAKAMAELQ from the coding sequence ATGAAAGAATCATTCCCCTCCCTGCCGAAGCATACTCGCGGCCTGTCCGTGCTCTCGCTCTTGTTGGCCCTGTTCTGCACCCTCAGCGACCCGGCGGCGGCAGCCACTCCTCAACCGCTCAAGGTCTTTGTGCTGGTCGGACAATCGAATATGCAAGGGCACGCTAAAATCGAAACATTCGAACATATCGCTATGGATCCAAAAACCGCACCATGGCTCGAAGAAATACAGAACAAGGACGGATCCCCCAAAGTCTGCAACGATGTCTGGATTTCCTATTTATCGACCAAAGGAGTGAAGCAAGGGGCCCTCACTGCAGGCTTTGGGGCAGACGACCAAAAAATCGGCCCCGAACTCAGCTTTGGTATCGCCATGCAGAAACAACTCAAAGAGCCGGTCCTTCTCATCAAGGTCGCCTGGGGGGGCAAAAGCCTGCATACGGATTTCAGGCCCCCAAGCGCCGGAGATTACACATTCCCGCCGGAACGCATCGAGCAACTGAAAAAACAAGGCAAAGATCCGGATGAGATCCAAGCGAAACAAAAGGAGGCTGCCGGAAAGTATTACCGCCTGACGGTAGATCATGTGAAATCGGCTCTGACCGATATCAAAAGCGTCTATCCCGATTACCAGACAGAACAAGGGTATCAGCTCTCCGGACTTGTCTGGTTTCAAGGCTGGAATGATATGGTGGCTTCGGACGTCTACCCCAAACGAAACCAAGCCGGTGGCTATGATGATTATTCATCCGTGATGGCACATTTCATCCGGGACATCCGCAAGGACTTGGCCGCACCGAAACTGCCCGTCATCATCGGGGTGATGGGTGTCGGAGGGCCTACGGATCAATACGGCCCGGACCAACAACGCTACAAAAACACCCACCAACATTTCCGAGACGCCATGGCAGCGCCCGCGAAGCTGCCCGAATTCAAAAGCAACGTAACCGCCGTGCTGACCGAACAATACTGGGACATGGAACTGAACGCCCTGGTGGCACGGGATGGCAAGCTGCGTCACGAGATTAAAAAGAAAAAACTGAAAGGAAAAGAAGCTCAGGCGATGCACAAGGAACTACGTCAAAAGGCATTCACTAAGCGTGAACGGGAGATCCTCGAAAAGGGCGTATCCAACTACCCCTTCCACTACCTCGGCTCAGCCAAAATCATGGTCGGTATCGGCAAAGGATTTGCCAAAGCGATGGCAGAGCTTCAATAG
- a CDS encoding spermine synthase, which translates to MKPYVQLGESKMSDGTVFSLHKHDGKFYLKYNGFDLMSTALTFSEELLADAGCASLLPGKKTRPKHPNVLIGGLGLGFTLKRTLELIGQPATVEVAELMKPLIEWNRTFLVEHNGPLLEDPRTKITQGDLFDIINSKKRGSYDALLLDIDNTPDDLITAGNARLYSPRFLAKIKEILTPNGCVAYWLSEPAPKFKKCLIKAGFWVEEQSAKPHAKSKRARHCIYVCTRRR; encoded by the coding sequence ATGAAGCCTTACGTCCAACTCGGTGAATCAAAAATGTCAGATGGAACCGTGTTCTCACTGCACAAACATGATGGCAAGTTTTACCTGAAATACAACGGCTTCGATCTGATGAGCACAGCGCTCACCTTCTCCGAGGAGCTGCTCGCCGATGCTGGATGCGCCTCCCTACTTCCCGGAAAAAAAACCAGACCCAAACATCCGAACGTCTTAATCGGAGGGCTCGGCCTCGGCTTCACTCTGAAACGCACTCTGGAATTAATTGGCCAACCCGCCACCGTCGAGGTCGCCGAACTAATGAAACCTCTGATCGAATGGAACCGCACGTTCCTCGTCGAGCATAACGGCCCGCTGCTCGAAGACCCACGTACCAAAATCACCCAGGGAGACCTCTTTGATATTATCAACAGCAAAAAAAGAGGAAGCTACGACGCTTTATTGTTAGATATCGACAACACCCCGGACGACCTGATCACCGCGGGTAACGCACGACTCTACTCACCTCGATTTTTAGCCAAGATCAAAGAGATTCTAACACCCAACGGCTGTGTTGCCTACTGGCTGTCGGAACCCGCACCCAAGTTTAAAAAATGCCTGATCAAGGCCGGATTTTGGGTGGAAGAACAATCGGCCAAACCGCACGCCAAATCAAAACGGGCCAGACATTGTATTTATGTCTGCACTCGCAGGCGCTAA
- a CDS encoding peroxiredoxin-like family protein, with protein sequence MRISSLLSPLTIGALTLSLPLQADPLQDQLDQRKKEFEVQATPEKIASYNKGVEAVRKSGMVKRALKVGDTAPDFTLNNALGKKVTLSKLLNDGPVVITWYRGSWCPYCNLTLQAYQENLPKLKKAGAQFIALTPELPDHSLSTKKKHHLEFEVLTDLNNQVAKQFKIVFEMTPEVSQAMEKLAGLHNYNGKTYNADTLPLSATYIITPDRKIAYAFLDAEYRNRATPEMILSELKKINKQQP encoded by the coding sequence ATGCGTATCTCATCACTTCTCAGCCCACTCACCATAGGAGCTCTCACCCTGAGCCTCCCACTTCAGGCCGACCCATTGCAAGATCAGCTCGATCAGCGCAAAAAGGAATTCGAGGTACAAGCCACACCGGAGAAAATTGCCAGTTACAACAAAGGTGTCGAAGCCGTCCGGAAATCCGGCATGGTCAAACGGGCACTTAAAGTCGGAGACACCGCTCCCGATTTCACCTTGAACAATGCCCTTGGAAAAAAAGTCACACTCTCCAAACTCCTGAACGACGGCCCTGTCGTCATCACCTGGTACCGTGGCTCATGGTGCCCATACTGCAATCTGACATTACAAGCTTACCAAGAGAACCTGCCGAAACTTAAAAAAGCAGGGGCCCAATTCATTGCCCTCACCCCGGAACTTCCCGATCATTCACTCAGCACCAAGAAAAAACATCATCTTGAATTCGAGGTTCTCACCGACCTCAACAATCAGGTGGCAAAACAATTCAAAATCGTCTTTGAAATGACACCGGAAGTTAGCCAGGCCATGGAAAAACTCGCCGGGCTGCACAATTACAATGGGAAGACTTACAATGCTGATACCCTGCCACTGAGCGCCACGTATATCATCACCCCGGACCGCAAAATCGCCTACGCCTTTCTCGACGCAGAGTACCGTAACCGGGCAACGCCTGAGATGATTCTAAGCGAACTCAAAAAAATCAACAAGCAACAACCATAG